One segment of Phragmites australis chromosome 13, lpPhrAust1.1, whole genome shotgun sequence DNA contains the following:
- the LOC133888691 gene encoding G-type lectin S-receptor-like serine/threonine-protein kinase At1g11410, giving the protein MHFCVFGFLKRHIIKHIGIRRIQKPFGTAGEAISTAATDENICENDSVKGAILSSPLVEFSTLSSATNNFNDKLGEGGFGPVYKGILPDGQEIAIKKLSNSSGQGLGEFKNEVMVLSKLQHRNLVRLFGCCIHGEEKMLLYEYMPNKSLDTFIFDESKRLVLGWKLRYKIVQGIGRGLLYLHQDSRLKIIHRDLKASNILLDDDFNPKISDFGMARIFGEHQLQDLTRRIVGTYGYISPEYAMEGKFSEKSDVFSFGVLILEIVSGRKNSSFVDDECSMNLLGYAWTLWKEGSVSELIDPLMGTTYTYDEVCRCIQVGLLCVQELPSDRPTMSLVLRMLGGDVTIPSPKQAAFFVGRVPADDNDTGSGNQLTCTDFQGR; this is encoded by the exons ATGCATTTCTGCGTGTTTGGTTTCCTGAAGAGGCACATCATAAAGCACATAG GCATAAGGAGGATACAAAAACCATTTGGGACTGCTGGAGAAGCTATATCAACCGCAGCTACAGATGAAAACATATGTGAAAATGATTCGGTGAAAGGAGCTATTCTGAGCTCACCATTAGTTGAGTTTAGCACTCTTTCTTCAGCGACGAACAATTTCAACGACAAACTTGGCGAAGGTGGATTTGGTCCAGTTTACAAG GGGATACTACCAGATGGCCAAGAGATTGCTATTAAGAAGCTATCTAACAGCTCTGGGCAGGGATTGGGAGAGTTCAAGAATGAGGTGATGGTGCTATCCAAGCTGCAACACCGGAACTTAGTTCGGCTTTTTGGTTGTTGTATTCATGGAGAAGAGAAGATGCTGTTGTATGAATATATGCCTAACAAGAGTCTTGACACATTTATTTTCG ATGAAAGCAAGAGACTTGTACTAGGTTGGAAATTGCGATACAAGATTGTTCAGGGAATTGGAAGAGGGTTACTGTACCTTCATCAGGATTCCAGGCTGAAAATTATTCATAGGGATCTCAAAGCAAGCAATATTCTGCTAGATGATGATTTCAACCCCAAGATATCTGACTTTGGCATGGCTAGAATTTTCGGTGAACACCAGCTTCAAGACCTTACTCGTCGAATTGTTGGAACCTA TGGCTACATCTCCCCGGAGTACGCAATGGAAGGCAAATTCTCTGAGAAATCTGACGTCTTTAGTTTCGGTGTGTTGATCCTAGAGATTGTGAGTGGCCGGAAGAACAGCTCTTTTGTTGATGACGAATGTTCAATGAACCTCTTGGGCTAC GCATGGACCCTGTGGAAGGAAGGCAGTGTCTCGGAGCTTATTGATCCACTGATGGGCACCACATACACTTACGACGAAGTCTGCAGATGCATTCAGGTGGGTCTCCTGTGTGTGCAGGAGTTACCATCTGACAGGCCAACCATGTCCCTAGTGCTCAGGATGCTCGGTGGTGATGTTACAATTCCTTCTCCAAAGCAAGCTGCATTTTTCGTTGGAAGGGTTCCAGCAGATGACAACGATACTGGATCAGGTAATCAGTTAACGTGCACGGATTTTCAGGGCAGATAG
- the LOC133889679 gene encoding receptor-like serine/threonine-protein kinase SD1-8, giving the protein MEATCSHLLNLLLSLLLLSPRAFSAGAVADTFSKGRNITDNETLVSADGAFTLGFFSPGVSTKRFLGIWFTVSRDAVCWVANRDLPLNGKSGVLVVSDTGSLLVLDSSGQVAWSSNSTSTSPVEAQLLNSGNLVVRNRGSAHILWQSFDYPSKVMLGGMKVGKDFWNGNEWYITSWRSADDPSPGAYRRALDTSGLPDNVVWQGNVKKYRAGPWNGRWFSGIPEVLTYTNVMEYQMVISPREITYGYIVKPGAPFTYIVLLDTGVVRRMVWDASARKWQVYFQGPRDVCDDYGKCGAFGLCDASAASTSFCSCLRGFSPVSPSAWNLRDTSGGCRRNVKLDCGNGATTDGFLLVHGVKLPDAHNVSVDRSITVEECRARCLANCSCLAYSAADIRGGDIRSGCVMWTDDIMDLRYVDHGQDLYLRLAESELQPPSPPSSSRPFPTALVVGASVASLAVIILILSVLVVIRRRRRPTISLSGNPTVPSVELSSLKEATRDFSESNIIGRGAFGVVYEGHLPDGTKVAVKRIIQSPLVDEGGEAFMREVEVMSKLRHGNLVRLLSYCKDGNERILVYEYMKNKSLNLYIFGNSKLRALLNWERRLKIIRGVAKGVAYLHGLSEEVIHRDLKPSNILLDDNWRPKIADFGTAKLFVVDQTDPTLVQTVGYTAPEYIMEQHLTLKCDVYSFGVILLEIASGRRNRTTPMLLSYAWESWNQHKINEFLDSAVAQPEPELMFELERCVQIGLLCMQQLPEDRPTMYVVVTMLNNNSSQIRPPKRPLFDSRTSSPLREADRSTQEASSTSRESYTVYLT; this is encoded by the exons ATGGAGGCAACCTGCAGCCACCTTCTGAATCTTCTCCTCTCGCTCCTACTACTTTCTCCTAGAGCCTTCTCTGCCGGAGCAGTTGCCGACACATTCAGCAAGGGCCGCAACATCACTGACAACGAGACGCTCGTCTCGGCCGATGGCGCATTTACCTTGGGTTTCTTCTCCCCCGGTGTGTCAACCAAGAGGTTTCTCGGCATCTGGTTCACCGTGTCTCGTGACGCCGTCTGCTGGGTGGCCAACCGTGACCTCCCTCTCAACGGAAAATCCGGCGTGCTGGTGGTCAGCGACACGGGGAGCCTTCTCGTGCTAGACAGCTCCGGCCAGGTCGCGTGGTCGTCAAACTCCACCAGCACCTCGCCGGTGGAGGCGCAGCTCCTTAACTCCGGCAACCTAGTCGTGCGCAACCGAGGGAGCGCCCATATCCTGTGGCAATCGTTCGATTACCCGTCGAAGGTGATGCTGGGCGGCATGAAGGTGGGCAAGGACTTTTGGAACGGAAACGAGTGGTACATCACGTCGTGGCGTTCGGCAGATGACCCCTCCCCGGGGGCCTACCGCCGAGCGCTGGACACCAGCGGGCTGCCCGACAATGTCGTGTGGCAAGGCAACGTCAAGAAGTACCGCGCGGGCCCGTGGAACGGCCGGTGGTTCAGCGGCATCCCAGAGGTGTTGACGTACACGAACGTGATGGAGTATCAAATGGTGATCAGTCCGCGGGAGATAACCTACGGGTACATTGTGAAACCCGGCGCGCCCTTCACTTACATCGTGTTGCTGGACACCGGCGTGGTCAGGCGCATGGTGTGGGACGCGAGCGCCCGGAAATGGCAAGTCTACTTCCAGGGCCCGAGGGACGTCTGCGACGACTACGGCAAGTGCGGGGCGTTCGGCCTGTGCGATGCCAGTGCGGCGTCGACGTCGTTCTGCAGCTGCCTCAGGGGGTTTAGCCCGGTGTCGCCGTCAGCATGGAACTTGAGGGATACCTCGGGCGGATGCCGGCGAAACGTGAAGCTGGACTGCGGCAATGGGGCGACGACAGACGGTTTCCTGTTAGTGCACGGGGTGAAACTTCCCGACGCGCACAACGTGTCGGTGGACAGGAGCATCACAGTGGAGGAGTGCAGGGCGAGGTGCCTCGCCAACTGTTCGTGCTTGGCCTACTCCGCCGCGGACATCCGGGGAGGCGACATTCGTAGCGGCTGCGTCATGTGGACGGATGATATCATGGATCTTCGGTACGTCGACCATGGGCAGGATCTGTACCTGAGGTTGGCCGAGTCTGAGCTCCAGCCACCCTCGCCGCCCTCGTCGTCGCGGCCTTTTCCTACTGCGCTGGTTGTTGGTGCATCCGTAGCTTCCCTCGCTGTGATTATCCTAATTCTGTCGGTACTTGTTGTGATTAGGAGACGCCGGAGACCTACAATCTCATTATCAGGTAA TCCGACTGTCCCTTCTGTTGAACTGTCTAGTTTGAAGGAGGCAACACGAGATTTCTCCGAAAGCAATATCATTGGCCGTGGAGCATTTGGCGTCGTCTATGAG GGGCATTTACCTGATGGTACAAAGGTTGCTGTAAAGAGGATCATACAGTCTCCTCTAGTCGATGAAGGCGGTGAGGCTTTCATGAGAGAAGTGGAAGTGATGTCGAAGCTCAGGCACGGCAATCTTGTTCGACTTCTTTCTTACTGCAAGGATGGGAATGAGCGGATACTAGTCTACGAGTACATGAAGAACAAGAGTTTGAACCTCTACATATTCGGTA ATTCCAAACTCCGCGCTCTGCTGAATTGGGAGCGAAGGCTGAAAATAATTCGAGGGGTTGCAAAAGGTGTTGCTTATCTTCATGGACTAAGTGAGGAAGTGATTCACAGGGATCTCAAACCATCCAATATTCTTCTGGATGACAATTGGAGGCCTAAGATCGCAGATTTTGGCACCGCGAAACTATTTGTTGTCGACCAGACAGATCCAACACTAGTACAAACAGT GGGGTACACGGCTCCCGAGTATATCATGGAACAACATTTGACACTGAAGTGCGATGTGTACAGCTTCGGAGTTATCCTGCTGGAGATAGCCAGTGGCCGAAGGAACAGAACCACGCCAATGCTCCTTTCTTAT GCATGGGAATCCTGGAATCAACATAAGATCAATGAATTTCTAGATTCAGCCGTTGCCCAACCGGAACCGGAGCTCATGTTTGAACTAGAGAGATGCGTACAAATTGGGCTTCTCTGCATGCAACAGTTGCCGGAGGACAGGCCTACCATGTATGTCGTAGTTACGATGCTAAACAACAACAGTTCACAGATCCGTCCACCTAAAAGGCCACTGTTCGACAGTAgaacctcctctcctctccggGAAGCAGATCGCTCGACGCAGGAAGCATCCAGCACGTCGCGTGAAAGCTACACGGTATACCTCACGTAG